The Corvus hawaiiensis isolate bCorHaw1 chromosome 10, bCorHaw1.pri.cur, whole genome shotgun sequence genome includes a window with the following:
- the TM4SF4 gene encoding transmembrane 4 L6 family member 4, with translation MCTGGCAKCLGSTLIPLAVLCTLANILLFFPGGKVAEDNAHITDEVWYFGGILGSGVLMIFPALVFLGLQNNDCCGCCGNRSCGKRFAMFSSIIFAAVGLLGAGYCFILSAVALNKGPKCQTGNEWKYPFQDGNYLADYTLWNTCDSPANIVPWHLSLFSLLLIMSGIQGVLCGIQAVNGLFGTLCGDCKCCGCCGGNGTV, from the exons ATGTGCACGGGAGGCTGTGCCAAGTGCCTGGGAAGTACTCTCATCCCTCTGGCCGTGCTCTGCACCCTTGCTaacattttgttgtttttccctgGAGGAAAAGTGGCTGAAGACAATGCACACATTACAGATGAGGTTTGGTACTTTGGAGGGATCTTGGGATCAGGTGTATTG ATGATCTTCCCTGCCTTGGTATTTTTGGGCCTTCAGAATAATGATTGCTGTGGATGCTGTGGTAATCGGAGCTGTGGAAAGAGGTTTGCG ATGTTTTCTTCTATAATATTTGCTGCCGTTGGACTTCTGGGAGCCGGATACTGCTTTATTTTGTCAGCAGTAGCCCTAAACAAAGGCCCTAAATGCCAGACTGGAAACGAGTGGAAGTACCCTTTCCAGGATGG GAACTACCTTGCTGACTACACATTGTGGAATACGTGTGATTCACCTGCAAATATTGTCCCATGGCACCTGTCACTCTTCTCCTTACTGCTGATCATGAGCGGGATCCAGGGAGTGCTCTGTGGCATTCAGGCGGTCAATGGCCTGTTTGGAACCCTCTGTGGGGACTGCAAATGCTGCGGATGTTGTGGG GGAAATGGAACTGTCTAA